The Bryobacteraceae bacterium genome includes a window with the following:
- the cps4C gene encoding tyrosine protein phosphatase — protein MLPQPPSDPGVSARDGQGFVDIHAHVLPGFDDGPATMDDAVRMLNLARSAGTAVLVASPHASPAFAYDRARTESMLDQLRARAPSGLRLVRGCDFHLTFTNVERALVFPGDFAINGRCWLLMELSELTVFSNTGALWQRLEDAGLRIILTHPERNALLRQRFDLVRQWVDEGRCMQITAGSLFGDFGRAARQFALRLLDAGLVQFVASDAHDLSRRPPRLDLAYRWLAERYGESYALRLVAGNPLRAVEGLPLEPDAFRPPEKRGGWLGRLLRRAPRNISPSS, from the coding sequence GTGTTGCCTCAACCGCCGTCCGACCCCGGCGTTTCCGCCCGGGACGGCCAGGGATTCGTCGACATTCACGCCCACGTCCTCCCGGGTTTCGACGACGGTCCCGCCACGATGGATGATGCGGTGCGGATGTTGAACCTCGCCCGCAGCGCCGGAACCGCCGTTCTCGTCGCCAGCCCTCACGCCAGCCCCGCATTCGCCTACGACCGCGCCCGCACCGAAAGCATGCTGGATCAGTTGCGCGCCCGGGCGCCCTCAGGTCTTCGCCTGGTGCGCGGCTGCGACTTTCATCTCACCTTCACTAACGTAGAACGCGCCCTCGTTTTTCCCGGCGATTTTGCCATCAACGGCCGCTGCTGGCTCCTGATGGAGCTGTCCGAGCTCACCGTCTTCTCCAATACCGGCGCCCTCTGGCAGCGGCTCGAGGATGCCGGTCTCCGCATCATCCTCACGCATCCCGAGCGCAACGCCCTCCTCAGGCAGCGCTTCGACCTCGTCAGGCAATGGGTGGACGAAGGCCGTTGCATGCAGATCACCGCAGGCAGCCTGTTCGGCGATTTCGGCCGCGCCGCGCGCCAGTTCGCCCTCCGCCTTCTGGACGCAGGGCTCGTGCAGTTCGTCGCCTCCGATGCGCACGACCTCAGCCGCCGCCCGCCGCGCCTCGATCTCGCTTACCGCTGGCTGGCGGAACGCTATGGCGAATCCTATGCACTCCGCCTCGTCGCCGGCAATCCCCTCCGCGCCGTGGAGGGGCTGCCGCTCGAGCCCGATGCTTTCCGTCCCCCGGAAAAGCGCGGCGGATGGCTCGGGCGCCTCCTGCGCCGCGCGCCGCGCAACATTTCTCCATCCTCTTGA
- the desC gene encoding acyl-CoA desaturase has product MQNTKTVSPYRLDNVNWVTTIALLFLHIGAIASFFYFDWKSVAIAAVLYWICVGWGIGMGYHRLLTHRSYRVPKPLEYFFAICGTLTLEGGPIFWVATHRLHHQRSDQPGDPHSPKDGPWWAHMGWIIFGETKHNATEMMSKYAPDLGRDPFYRWLNTYHYVPLIIMGLVLLGFGGLSLLLWGVCTRVVAGLHATWLVNSATHLWGSRRFNTRDDSRNNWWVALLTFGEGWHNNHHAHPASARHGLTWKEFDLTWLQIQLLAWLGIAKKVQVARIGQLPPAEEEAAA; this is encoded by the coding sequence GTGCAGAACACCAAGACCGTTTCCCCCTACCGCCTGGATAATGTCAACTGGGTCACCACCATCGCCCTGTTGTTCCTCCACATCGGCGCCATCGCCTCTTTCTTCTATTTCGACTGGAAGTCGGTGGCCATCGCCGCCGTGCTCTACTGGATTTGCGTCGGCTGGGGCATCGGCATGGGCTACCACAGGCTGCTCACGCACCGTTCCTACCGCGTGCCGAAGCCTCTCGAGTATTTCTTCGCCATCTGCGGCACGCTGACCCTGGAAGGCGGCCCGATTTTCTGGGTGGCCACCCACCGTCTCCATCACCAGCGCTCCGATCAGCCCGGCGACCCGCACAGCCCCAAGGATGGCCCCTGGTGGGCCCACATGGGCTGGATCATCTTCGGCGAGACGAAACACAACGCCACGGAAATGATGAGCAAGTACGCTCCGGACCTCGGCCGCGATCCCTTCTACCGCTGGCTCAACACCTACCACTACGTCCCGCTCATCATCATGGGGCTCGTCCTGCTCGGCTTCGGCGGCCTCTCCCTCCTGCTGTGGGGCGTCTGCACCCGCGTCGTCGCCGGTCTGCACGCCACCTGGCTCGTCAATTCGGCCACGCACCTCTGGGGCTCCCGCCGCTTCAACACCCGTGACGACTCGCGCAACAACTGGTGGGTCGCTCTGCTCACCTTCGGCGAAGGCTGGCACAACAACCACCACGCCCACCCTGCCTCCGCCCGCCACGGCCTCACCTGGAAAGAGTTCGACCTGACCTGGCTCCAGATTCAGCTGCTGGCCTGGCTCGGCATCGCCAAAAAGGTCCAGGTGGCCCGCATCGGCCAGCTGCCGCCTGCGGAAGAAGAAGCCGCCGCCTGA
- the fldZ gene encoding 4-carboxy-4-hydroxy-2-oxoadipate aldolase/oxaloacetate decarboxylase encodes MKRRMILACGAVCAAAAMMLLAQRPAADPLIEGFRLVEVASVADAMEQLYGKRAHMSHRMRPLFPCKFAGPAVTVLMEKAEHDEGSKASQGMLDAIDAAPPGSVYVLVLPDGEDIAGIGGLMATAMRYRSLAGAVIDAGIRDVPQIRRIQFPVFSTGIVPSTSINHYRFKAANVPVMCAGVEVRPGDIITADEDGVAVVPKEKAAEVLKRAQELDDIEHRMYPFIEKFRSIREAVEKFGRI; translated from the coding sequence ATGAAGAGACGCATGATCCTGGCGTGCGGCGCCGTCTGTGCGGCGGCGGCGATGATGCTGCTGGCGCAGCGGCCTGCAGCCGATCCCCTGATCGAAGGGTTCCGGCTGGTGGAAGTGGCTTCCGTAGCCGATGCGATGGAGCAGCTTTACGGGAAACGCGCGCACATGTCGCACCGGATGCGGCCGCTGTTTCCCTGCAAATTCGCCGGACCGGCGGTGACCGTGCTGATGGAAAAAGCCGAGCACGACGAGGGCAGCAAGGCGTCGCAGGGGATGCTGGACGCCATCGACGCCGCGCCGCCCGGCTCGGTCTACGTGCTGGTGCTGCCTGATGGAGAGGACATCGCGGGCATCGGCGGACTGATGGCCACGGCGATGCGCTACCGGAGCCTGGCGGGGGCGGTGATCGACGCGGGCATCCGCGACGTGCCGCAGATCCGGCGCATCCAGTTTCCGGTGTTCAGCACGGGGATCGTGCCTTCGACGTCGATCAACCACTACCGCTTCAAGGCGGCGAACGTCCCGGTGATGTGCGCCGGGGTGGAAGTGCGTCCGGGAGACATCATTACGGCTGACGAGGACGGCGTGGCGGTGGTGCCGAAAGAGAAAGCGGCCGAGGTGCTGAAGCGGGCGCAGGAGCTCGACGACATCGAGCACCGGATGTACCCGTTCATCGAGAAGTTCCGCAGCATCCGCGAAGCGGTGGAAAAGTTCGGGCGGATCTGA